The genomic segment GGCCGGATCCGAAGATTCCAGAGGGAACACAGCTCTGCGCAGTCACGGGGAAGGTGGGCATATACGAAACGTCTGAACATAGAGCTGGGAAGAAAAATTGCAGGTGCGATCGTAAAAAATGCAGAAGAGAACCATGCAGATGTGATCGTATTCGAGTATCTGGAAATGCAGGGAAAGATATCCGGAAAGAAAAAACAGAAACTGCATCTGTGGAGAAAACGGGATATCCAGAAACGCTGTGAGCATCAGGCACACAGAAAAGGAATGCGGGTATCCAGAGTCTGCGCATGGAATACGAGCAGTCTTGCATACGATGGCTCAGGAAGTGTGTCCCGTGACCCGAAAAATCACAGTCTTTGTGTATTCCAGACAGGAAAAAGATATAGCTGTGACCTGTCGGCATCGTATAATATCGGAGCAAGATATTTTATCAGAGAACTTTTAAAACCCCTTCCGGTAACGGAAAGGTCTTTGCTGGAGGCAAAAGTCCCTTCGGTAAAGCGTAGAACCTCATGTGTTTATGCAGATCTGAAAGAACTTCATTTACAAATGGAAATCTTAAAGGCAGCATAAATGCAGGCAGATATACAGCGGACTACCTGCAATGTGGGAACCTGCCATATCTGGCATGGAAAAATGCGCATAACTGCGCTGGCCTAAGTTACAGGCGTATCCGCCGATATTTAGTCTGACGCCTAAAGCGTCTGGAAGCACGCGACTTCAGTCGTGTGAGGATAAAGTTTTTAATTCACAGTAGAAGTAATGCACAGGGCAAAAATCATCACAGCCGATATTCCGCCGGACACCCAGTTTTTAAGGTCACCGAAACGCATCACATGCTCGGCTTTGTGCATATTCGGAAATTTCCCGGTAATACCTGCATAGAGGCAAAATCCCAAATAAGCCAAAGCCAAAAGTGCCCCTACCAGCTTCAAAATTGTTTTTCCTGAAAGTTTTCGTTTCTCCATCTTCGTCGTTTTCCTATAAAATCACTGTTATATCCGTTTTCCGGTATTCGTGTCGATAAAATATCTTCTAGTATTGTCAAAACAGAATTCCAAATCCGTACCTACCGGCATATCATATACAGCCAAAACTGTCGGCTCAATGTTTGCAAGGGTATTAAAGTCTACAACTATGGAATTTTCCGGGTTATTTAAGTATTCCTGTGTATCATTATCCCCGATTGCCCGCCAGCCATTATCAGAAGGATTTACACTTTCCTCTCTAAAAAACCATTTCAGCTTAGAAGTTCCCTCATAAATTGATTTCGTGATAATCATTCCGCCAGCATTTTCAATAAAAGTAATTTGTTTATTTTTCTTTTTGAAAAATCCCATTAGCGTTACCTCCTCCGTGTTTATAAGGCATTGATATAATCCGCTCTATTATCCGAGTTTGGAAACAATCTGGCAGAACATCTCAACATTTTCTTTCTGCCCCTGAATATCAGAGCCAATCGCATTGTTCATCAAAGAAATTTTCATTTTCTCTTTTCCAAAATGCAGCATTACGACTTTTCTTCCGGGCAGCAGTCCACCCTTGACTTCTGCCTTTGTTATGCTGCTTAGGGGCAGAGAAAGCCGGTTTTCAATTTTGGAGACATTAACGGAATTTACAATGACCATATTCAGGTGTTGCTCGGTAACTCCCAGATAGCAGTAAGCATTGCTCAGTGCGCCCAATGCAGCGGCAGCGCCCCCCGTCAGTGTAGAAAGTCCTCCAATCAGTGCATAGGTATCAGCCCCGGCCATGATGACTGCCCATAACTTGCACTGATAGGCTTCGTTTTCGTTCAAAATGGCTTCCAGCATTTCATTTTTATCTTTTTCATTCATTGTAAGCATAATTGTTCCTCCTGATTATTGTTTTAAGTTGAGAACGCCGGATGCAATCCTTTGATATATGCACCCGGCGTTCAAAAGCATTAGTCTACTTTCAAATTTTTGTCCAGGATCACCAGTTCGCCGTTGCGTTCAATGATACCAGGCTGAACCACGACGATTTTCAGACCTTCCTGCAATTCCAGATACTGTGAAGCATAACCCCAAACCTTGACCTGATCGC from the Blautia wexlerae DSM 19850 genome contains:
- a CDS encoding DUF2185 domain-containing protein, translating into MGFFKKKNKQITFIENAGGMIITKSIYEGTSKLKWFFREESVNPSDNGWRAIGDNDTQEYLNNPENSIVVDFNTLANIEPTVLAVYDMPVGTDLEFCFDNTRRYFIDTNTGKRI